The following proteins are co-located in the Xanthocytophaga agilis genome:
- a CDS encoding ABC transporter permease: MVKNYFILSLRNLVRNRVYSLINIAGLTIGLAAAMLIVLYTKDEVSYDRFHTHQDRLYRIVSDDVTPNGDVAGKSTITGYLQGPKFQLNIPEVLSYVRFHSTQLDVKQGTKVKSQEIYLTDSSFFNVFSFPLLKGNPKTALQHPKSIVLTEEMALKQFGTTDALGKIMQIKDKETFEPYTVTGIAQKSPQNSSIKFDILMPMMVTAEEIQDKENWFNMFLNTFVLVAPGTNISTLEAKMNKIYLGDAKNAIQSIREKYNVKNTTYYRLQPFTDMHLSKELPVVNGLQDGSNPMFSYILSGIALFILLIACINFVNLTLARSLKRAKEIGVRKVVGGGRKQLIMQFMGESFVLCFIAFGLAIVLVQLTLPTFNQLANKALSLSYLLDIQLILTYILLFLLTGTLAGFYPALVLSSYNPVQTLYNRFQISGKNYLQKSLVVLQFSLASFLIIATLTIFDQFSYLTHKDLGYDDHNLITIPKNSLTRTEGKLLKEQLLLNPAIEDVALKNRGSWGTSARINKDQDIQFSYETVDATYLPLLHIPVIKGRNFSGELSTDSTKSVLVNESFVKEAGWKNPIGQEVNFWYNNNERYTVVGVVKDHHFSALNEKIRPQLFTMKPKNQYGMAFIKIRPHTETASLQHIEKVFKKLFPINPYIYTFREQENLKNYETEAKWKQIMLFGAILTIFISCIGLFGLATLSAEKRTKEIGIRKVLGASVASIVQLLSMDFIKLVGISFVFAFPVAWFAANKWLENYPYRTDIGWSIFLLTAVLAMTIALLTVSYQAIKSALANPVKSLRTE, from the coding sequence ATGGTAAAGAACTACTTTATTCTTTCCTTACGTAATCTTGTTCGTAACAGGGTATATAGCCTCATTAATATTGCAGGACTTACGATTGGTCTGGCAGCAGCTATGCTGATCGTATTGTATACCAAAGATGAAGTCAGTTATGACCGCTTTCACACTCATCAAGACCGTTTATACCGGATAGTCAGTGATGATGTCACACCTAATGGCGATGTAGCAGGTAAAAGTACAATTACGGGTTATCTGCAAGGACCAAAGTTTCAATTAAACATTCCTGAAGTGTTGTCTTATGTTCGATTTCATTCTACTCAACTGGATGTTAAACAAGGTACAAAGGTTAAGTCACAGGAGATCTATCTGACAGATAGCAGCTTTTTCAATGTATTTTCCTTTCCATTACTCAAAGGAAATCCAAAAACAGCACTGCAACATCCTAAGTCAATAGTATTGACGGAAGAAATGGCTCTCAAACAATTTGGCACCACTGATGCTCTGGGTAAAATAATGCAGATCAAAGACAAGGAGACCTTTGAACCCTATACAGTTACCGGCATTGCTCAAAAAAGTCCTCAAAACTCATCTATTAAGTTTGATATCCTGATGCCTATGATGGTAACTGCAGAGGAAATACAGGATAAAGAAAACTGGTTCAACATGTTTCTGAATACGTTTGTTCTGGTAGCACCCGGAACAAATATATCTACTCTTGAAGCCAAAATGAATAAAATATACTTAGGAGATGCAAAAAATGCAATCCAGAGTATACGTGAAAAATACAATGTAAAAAACACCACATATTACAGACTTCAACCTTTTACTGACATGCATCTCAGTAAGGAACTACCAGTGGTGAATGGATTGCAGGATGGTAGTAATCCCATGTTCTCTTATATTTTGTCTGGTATTGCCTTATTTATCTTACTCATCGCCTGTATCAACTTTGTGAACCTGACACTAGCCCGATCACTCAAACGAGCCAAAGAAATTGGAGTACGTAAAGTGGTAGGTGGTGGCAGAAAGCAACTGATTATGCAGTTTATGGGAGAATCGTTTGTCTTGTGTTTCATTGCGTTTGGACTAGCGATAGTATTGGTTCAGCTTACTCTTCCTACTTTCAATCAGTTAGCTAATAAAGCACTTTCTTTATCTTACTTGTTGGATATACAACTTATATTAACCTATATTCTATTATTTTTACTTACGGGAACACTAGCAGGCTTCTACCCTGCTCTAGTGTTGTCCAGCTACAATCCAGTACAAACATTGTACAACCGGTTTCAGATCTCAGGAAAGAATTATCTGCAGAAGTCGCTTGTAGTACTACAGTTTTCTCTTGCTTCTTTTCTAATAATTGCTACTCTCACAATCTTTGACCAATTTTCCTATCTGACTCATAAAGATCTTGGCTACGATGATCACAATCTGATTACTATTCCTAAAAACAGTTTGACTCGTACAGAAGGCAAACTGTTAAAAGAACAACTATTACTTAACCCTGCAATCGAAGATGTTGCTTTAAAAAACAGAGGTAGTTGGGGTACTAGTGCCAGAATCAATAAAGATCAAGACATTCAGTTTTCCTATGAGACAGTAGATGCGACCTATTTACCATTATTACACATTCCTGTTATTAAAGGACGTAACTTCTCAGGAGAACTATCTACAGATTCTACAAAGTCTGTGTTAGTCAATGAAAGTTTTGTAAAAGAGGCTGGCTGGAAAAATCCTATTGGCCAGGAAGTCAATTTTTGGTATAATAACAATGAGAGATATACAGTAGTAGGCGTTGTAAAAGATCATCACTTTAGCGCTCTAAATGAAAAGATCCGGCCTCAACTATTCACGATGAAGCCCAAGAATCAATATGGTATGGCATTTATTAAAATCCGACCACATACAGAAACTGCCAGTCTTCAGCATATTGAGAAAGTATTTAAAAAGCTATTTCCCATTAACCCTTATATATATACATTCAGGGAACAGGAGAACCTCAAAAACTATGAAACTGAAGCGAAGTGGAAACAAATTATGTTATTTGGAGCTATTCTCACCATATTTATCTCCTGTATAGGATTGTTTGGTCTGGCTACTCTATCTGCTGAAAAACGTACGAAAGAAATTGGTATCCGTAAGGTATTGGGTGCCAGTGTAGCCAGTATCGTTCAATTACTTTCCATGGATTTTATAAAACTGGTGGGGATTTCCTTTGTATTCGCCTTTCCAGTAGCATGGTTCGCTGCAAACAAATGGCTTGAAAACTATCCTTATCGAACAGATATTGGCTGGTCAATCTTCTTACTCACAGCAGTTCTGGCAATGACAATTGCACTGCTAACAGTAAGTTACCAGGCTATCAAAAGTGCATTAGCTAATCCAGTAAAATCACTACGTACAGAGTAA
- a CDS encoding phytanoyl-CoA dioxygenase family protein yields the protein MQIQTMVPTMVPDNAHKDIPGNPSTAITSKIKLNDRSNGQPLRILSEQDWQFWIHNGYIVIKNAVPKEQVERLANFLWEFEEKDPANPDTWYAPARSEMKMKELTNTGMVEVYNHQYLWDNRQYPKVHEAFADIWGTEKLWVTIDRANLNFPIRPGHEYKGFIHWDYDPETKPQNVQGVLALADQTDPNMGGFQCIPELYRTYDTWKLTQPADRDHFKPDVTGFEIVKVPMEAGDLLIFNSTQPHGIRANTSVNKVRMAQYISMMPAEEENEALRQWRISSWRERKAPEGFAFPGDPRGWEQTRYSTAELSPLGRKLLGLDKW from the coding sequence ATGCAAATACAGACAATGGTTCCTACTATGGTTCCTGATAATGCGCACAAGGATATACCAGGCAATCCATCTACTGCAATTACCAGTAAGATAAAACTTAATGACAGAAGTAATGGTCAGCCTTTGCGGATACTAAGTGAACAGGACTGGCAATTCTGGATTCACAATGGATATATAGTAATTAAGAATGCCGTACCGAAAGAGCAGGTAGAAAGACTGGCAAACTTCTTATGGGAATTTGAAGAAAAAGATCCTGCTAACCCTGATACCTGGTATGCGCCAGCCCGGTCAGAAATGAAAATGAAAGAATTGACCAATACAGGTATGGTAGAAGTATATAATCACCAATATCTCTGGGATAACCGGCAATATCCAAAAGTACATGAGGCTTTCGCAGACATCTGGGGAACGGAAAAGCTATGGGTAACTATTGATAGAGCCAATCTGAATTTTCCTATCCGGCCTGGGCATGAGTACAAGGGATTTATTCACTGGGATTATGATCCGGAAACCAAACCTCAGAATGTACAGGGCGTACTGGCATTAGCTGACCAAACAGATCCCAATATGGGTGGATTTCAGTGTATACCGGAACTATATCGTACCTACGATACCTGGAAGTTAACTCAACCTGCCGACCGGGATCACTTTAAGCCGGATGTAACAGGTTTTGAAATTGTAAAGGTTCCTATGGAAGCCGGTGATTTGCTGATCTTCAACAGTACGCAGCCACATGGTATCCGGGCCAATACAAGTGTAAATAAAGTACGTATGGCACAGTATATTTCTATGATGCCCGCTGAAGAGGAAAATGAAGCTTTACGTCAATGGCGTATTTCTTCCTGGAGAGAACGAAAAGCTCCTGAAGGATTTGCCTTTCCTGGCGATCCCAGAGGTTGGGAACAAACCAGATACAGCACTGCAGAATTATCTCCTTTAGGCCGTAAACTCCTGGGACTAGATAAATGGTAG
- a CDS encoding AraC family transcriptional regulator, producing the protein MKIQKEVVIPDPGKSFKLFQPSLRNYFYWHYHPEYELVLVEASTGIRHVGQHISSYMESDLVLIGPNIPHLNFDYGIETEYKQIVIQLKENFLGDALQHTPEFAPIQHLFARAYKGLSFTGETKKTVTEKLREMQNLKHFDQLLHLLEIFQILALSQEVTELNDQDTSIKLFLNDKIRMGAIYKYIHSHYHEATDVNVVASSVNLSTAAFCRYFKKQTRMTFTDFVNHYRITQSKTLLLQEKSISEVCFEVGFESLSYFNKLFNKIVGENPSAFKKRYSK; encoded by the coding sequence ATGAAGATACAGAAAGAAGTGGTTATACCTGATCCGGGTAAATCTTTCAAGCTATTTCAGCCAAGCCTGCGCAATTACTTTTACTGGCATTATCACCCCGAATACGAATTGGTATTAGTAGAAGCATCTACGGGTATACGCCATGTAGGACAGCATATTTCCAGCTACATGGAAAGTGATTTGGTACTGATTGGGCCTAATATACCACACTTAAACTTCGATTATGGCATAGAAACTGAGTATAAGCAAATAGTAATACAGCTAAAAGAAAACTTTCTGGGAGATGCCCTACAACATACCCCCGAGTTTGCCCCTATCCAGCATTTGTTTGCCAGAGCGTATAAGGGTTTGTCTTTTACAGGAGAGACAAAGAAAACTGTCACTGAAAAACTCAGAGAGATGCAAAATCTGAAACACTTTGATCAGTTGTTACATCTACTGGAAATCTTTCAGATTCTGGCTTTGTCTCAGGAAGTAACAGAACTCAACGATCAGGACACCAGTATCAAACTTTTCTTAAATGATAAGATTCGGATGGGAGCTATTTATAAATACATTCATAGTCACTACCATGAAGCCACAGATGTAAACGTAGTAGCATCTAGTGTAAATCTCAGTACAGCTGCCTTCTGTCGGTATTTCAAGAAACAAACACGAATGACATTTACAGACTTTGTCAATCACTATAGGATTACACAATCCAAAACGCTGTTGCTACAAGAAAAATCCATATCAGAAGTCTGCTTTGAGGTAGGATTTGAAAGTCTATCTTATTTTAATAAACTTTTCAATAAAATTGTTGGAGAGAATCCTTCTGCTTTTAAGAAGCGGTATAGTAAATGA
- the bla gene encoding subclass B1 metallo-beta-lactamase: MIKYILSILLTFCLLACHSTKVAKNSPIHTTETLIVQKVAEHVYQHISFLNTESFGKVACNGMIVVDKKEAIIFDTPAHTKSSEELIQWIEDSLNCKVKAIIPTHFHDDCLGGLDAFHKKGIPSFANNLTIQFARRQNVTLPQNGFDSQLELKVGSRKVITEFLGEGHTRDNVIGYFPDEKIMFGGCLIKEVGAGKGNLADANVNEWSQTVTQVKAKYPGTKVIIPGHGKSGGTELLDYTIKLFEKK, encoded by the coding sequence ATGATAAAATACATTCTGAGCATACTTCTGACGTTTTGTCTTCTGGCCTGCCATTCTACCAAAGTTGCAAAGAATTCGCCAATCCATACTACTGAAACCTTGATTGTCCAAAAAGTTGCTGAACATGTATATCAGCATATCTCATTTCTGAATACAGAGAGTTTTGGTAAGGTAGCTTGCAATGGAATGATTGTGGTTGATAAAAAGGAAGCCATCATATTTGATACACCTGCCCATACTAAATCTTCTGAAGAACTGATACAATGGATAGAAGATAGCCTGAACTGTAAGGTCAAAGCTATTATCCCGACTCATTTCCATGATGATTGTTTAGGAGGACTGGACGCATTTCATAAAAAAGGTATTCCTTCCTTTGCCAATAATCTGACTATACAGTTTGCCCGGAGGCAGAATGTAACTCTTCCTCAAAATGGATTTGATTCACAGCTTGAACTAAAAGTAGGTAGCCGAAAGGTAATTACAGAGTTTTTGGGCGAAGGACATACCAGAGATAATGTAATTGGTTATTTCCCTGATGAAAAGATCATGTTTGGTGGTTGTTTGATTAAGGAGGTAGGTGCAGGCAAAGGCAATCTGGCAGATGCAAATGTAAACGAGTGGTCTCAAACAGTAACACAGGTTAAAGCAAAGTATCCTGGCACCAAAGTTATTATTCCCGGACATGGTAAGTCTGGCGGAACAGAGCTGTTGGATTATACTATTAAACTATTTGAGAAAAAGTAA
- a CDS encoding glycoside hydrolase family 16 protein, protein MKVASILTIAACLSILACGSKDDSFPVITIPEIPTPVDKGWTFETNPVWADEFDYTGKPDASKWGYDLGGSGWGNNELQNYTDKETNARVADGKLTITARKETLENREYTSTRLVSRGKGDFLYGRFEAKAKLPSGKGTWPAIWMLPTDWAYGDWPKSGEIDIMEHVGYDPDRVHISVHTQAYNHSIGTQRTSSRIIDNARTEFHLYRVDWTPYAVRGYIDNQLIFEFVNEGKGSSVWPFDKKFHWLLNLAVGGNWGGAQGVDPDVFPASMEVDYVRVYKMIEK, encoded by the coding sequence ATGAAAGTAGCAAGTATACTCACTATAGCTGCATGTCTTAGCATTCTGGCTTGTGGCTCCAAAGATGATTCTTTTCCGGTAATTACGATTCCAGAAATACCGACACCTGTAGACAAAGGCTGGACGTTTGAGACAAATCCAGTCTGGGCAGATGAGTTTGACTATACAGGCAAACCGGATGCTTCCAAATGGGGGTATGATCTGGGAGGTAGTGGCTGGGGCAATAATGAGCTTCAAAACTATACAGATAAGGAAACAAATGCCCGTGTAGCAGATGGGAAACTGACTATTACTGCCCGAAAAGAAACTTTGGAAAATCGTGAGTATACCTCTACCCGATTGGTTAGCCGGGGAAAAGGTGATTTTCTGTATGGAAGATTTGAGGCTAAAGCTAAACTTCCTTCTGGAAAAGGTACCTGGCCTGCTATATGGATGTTGCCTACAGACTGGGCTTATGGCGATTGGCCTAAGTCTGGTGAGATTGATATTATGGAGCATGTGGGATATGACCCTGACCGTGTGCATATTTCTGTACATACGCAGGCTTATAACCATAGCATCGGTACCCAGAGAACAAGTTCCAGAATAATAGACAATGCCCGTACTGAATTTCATTTGTATCGTGTTGACTGGACTCCCTATGCAGTACGCGGATATATCGATAACCAGCTAATCTTTGAATTTGTCAATGAAGGAAAAGGATCTTCGGTATGGCCGTTTGACAAAAAATTTCACTGGTTGCTGAATCTGGCAGTTGGTGGTAACTGGGGTGGAGCACAGGGCGTCGATCCGGATGTTTTTCCTGCATCAATGGAAGTAGATTACGTACGGGTATATAAAATGATTGAAAAGTAG
- a CDS encoding PKD domain-containing protein, protein MNTYRSKFYKWFTSGLYQPVCILTILSLLNGCVPDSATEDIGPAPTGEFTVTPIAGKTNTFLLTSTSDNTFYYKWDKGDGDFVEGNKVDTAYFADMGDYTIKLMVLGKGGHGQTEQVVKVTQDDPDGCAGKKALLTGCANKTWILEPAAGSLWVGELSGNQWWANGANEVTGSRACVFDDTYTFSKDGSFVFANQNTFGVDEESGKVWPNDMGLPVGCHAMSEIPSKYSAWGSGNHTFKIVGGNKLQVNGKGAFMALYKVGETEITAVPNDVVTYDILEMTETKMVLRKAYSWGQWKFTFKAK, encoded by the coding sequence ATGAATACATATAGATCCAAATTTTACAAATGGTTTACTTCAGGACTATATCAGCCAGTTTGTATATTGACTATACTAAGCTTACTTAACGGCTGTGTTCCTGACTCTGCAACAGAAGACATTGGCCCTGCCCCTACAGGTGAATTTACTGTTACACCTATAGCAGGAAAAACAAATACTTTTTTATTAACCAGCACTTCTGATAATACCTTTTACTACAAATGGGATAAAGGAGATGGAGATTTTGTGGAAGGAAACAAAGTAGATACGGCATACTTTGCTGATATGGGAGATTATACTATAAAACTAATGGTACTAGGCAAAGGTGGGCATGGCCAAACGGAACAGGTTGTTAAGGTAACCCAAGACGATCCGGATGGTTGTGCAGGTAAGAAAGCATTGCTTACAGGATGTGCAAACAAAACGTGGATTCTTGAACCTGCTGCGGGTTCGTTATGGGTAGGAGAGCTCAGTGGAAATCAGTGGTGGGCCAATGGCGCAAATGAGGTAACAGGTTCCAGAGCATGTGTATTTGATGATACATATACTTTCTCCAAAGATGGAAGTTTCGTATTTGCCAACCAGAATACCTTTGGTGTGGATGAAGAAAGTGGTAAAGTGTGGCCAAATGATATGGGATTACCTGTTGGCTGTCATGCAATGTCTGAAATTCCCTCCAAGTATAGTGCCTGGGGGTCTGGAAATCATACATTTAAAATTGTTGGAGGAAATAAGCTTCAGGTAAATGGTAAAGGTGCTTTTATGGCACTGTATAAAGTTGGTGAGACTGAGATCACGGCAGTTCCAAACGATGTAGTTACTTATGACATTCTGGAAATGACTGAGACTAAAATGGTCCTTCGCAAAGCCTATAGCTGGGGTCAGTGGAAATTTACATTTAAAGCAAAGTAA
- a CDS encoding RagB/SusD family nutrient uptake outer membrane protein, with protein MTLTKMKYSTRLYTILLISGLYFLTACGEFLELKPRGTQLEDNFYQNQQQVMEGLIAIYDVIQWGTSGGYTMKMPLLSTASDDCYAGGSDASDQPGWVAWDKFTLNPYLGPQTGLWQKNYTGVYRANLLLSKIDNAPGLSADFKKRVIAEAKALRAYFYFDLVRFFGRIPLITGAIPTSDLYGQKQVEPAAIYAQIEKDLGEARVDLPVSLPIAEKGRLTKGAATALLGKAVLYQNNNSRMAEAVALFEEINTSGVYALVTKFEDIFRPDNQYNSESILEIPHSTKASWGDWGWVNGGEGNVAPQFVGPADFNGNTYSNGWGFCPVTESLAQALKDDPRFDATIIDGKKLQAEGATYTKRYQNTDYFIRKYAPLKAFRSTVGTAELNWPINEIEIRLADVYLMEAEALVRGGGDLSKAKFYLNEVRKRVGLGEVEATLDNIYNERRLELATEGHRFFDLVRTGKADDVLPGFKEGIHEVLPIPQQEIDVTNKTLEQNPGYN; from the coding sequence ATGACACTTACGAAAATGAAATATTCAACTCGCTTATATACGATTTTGCTTATATCTGGTTTATATTTCCTTACTGCTTGTGGTGAATTTCTGGAATTAAAACCCAGAGGAACACAATTGGAAGATAATTTTTACCAGAACCAGCAGCAGGTTATGGAGGGGCTGATTGCTATATATGATGTAATTCAATGGGGTACTTCTGGTGGATATACCATGAAAATGCCTTTGCTCAGTACCGCTTCAGACGATTGTTATGCAGGAGGGAGTGATGCCTCTGATCAGCCAGGATGGGTAGCCTGGGATAAGTTTACGTTAAATCCTTATCTAGGGCCACAAACAGGTTTATGGCAAAAGAATTATACAGGTGTGTATCGTGCCAATCTGCTCTTATCTAAAATTGATAATGCCCCCGGGCTAAGTGCTGATTTCAAAAAAAGAGTAATTGCCGAAGCGAAAGCCTTGAGAGCTTATTTTTATTTTGATCTGGTACGTTTCTTTGGACGTATTCCACTGATTACCGGAGCTATTCCTACCAGTGACTTATACGGTCAGAAGCAGGTAGAGCCAGCTGCTATCTATGCACAGATCGAAAAAGATCTGGGAGAAGCAAGAGTTGATTTACCTGTTAGCTTGCCAATTGCAGAAAAAGGCCGTTTAACAAAAGGGGCTGCAACTGCCCTGTTAGGCAAAGCTGTCTTGTATCAGAATAATAACAGTCGCATGGCTGAAGCTGTTGCCTTGTTTGAAGAAATAAATACTTCGGGAGTATATGCACTGGTGACTAAATTTGAAGATATTTTCCGGCCTGACAATCAGTATAATTCAGAGTCTATTCTTGAAATACCACATTCTACAAAAGCTTCCTGGGGTGATTGGGGATGGGTCAATGGTGGTGAAGGTAATGTTGCTCCTCAATTTGTTGGACCTGCCGATTTCAATGGAAATACCTATTCGAATGGTTGGGGGTTCTGTCCGGTTACTGAGTCATTGGCTCAGGCACTAAAAGATGATCCCCGTTTTGATGCTACTATTATTGATGGTAAGAAGCTTCAGGCAGAAGGAGCTACCTACACCAAACGTTATCAGAATACCGACTATTTTATTCGTAAATATGCACCTTTAAAGGCGTTTCGCTCTACTGTAGGTACAGCAGAACTTAACTGGCCTATCAATGAAATCGAAATTCGCCTGGCAGACGTCTATCTGATGGAAGCTGAAGCATTGGTACGTGGGGGAGGAGATCTGTCAAAAGCGAAGTTCTATCTGAATGAAGTGCGTAAACGGGTAGGATTAGGCGAAGTAGAAGCAACATTGGATAATATCTACAATGAACGTAGGTTAGAATTAGCCACGGAAGGCCATCGGTTCTTTGATCTGGTCCGTACAGGAAAAGCTGATGATGTACTGCCAGGATTTAAGGAAGGTATACATGAAGTATTACCTATTCCACAACAGGAGATCGATGTAACCAACAAAACGCTGGAACAGAACCCTGGCTACAATTAA